DNA sequence from the Nitrospirota bacterium genome:
TTTTCCATCTCTTACCTCCAGGGTTATTGATAATAAGTTTGGACCTCATTCTACTTAATGGATGTGACATCCGGGGTCACGCGGATTTTAAAAAAATAAAAAAACAAATTAATGAATAACAAAGGAACTTTGCTTTAAATAGGGAAGAAAATAAATGACAATCTGATATGGGAATAGTATCTATTTGACCAGCTCAGATAACCGGCCAGTGATTTCTCAAGAATCGATCGACAATATTTTTTCAAAAAAATGTTTTATCCGGTTAGGGAAGGCTTTAGAGGAAATTTACTGCAGAAAAGCGACATACTTTAATACTGGGAAAGGGACACAGGATTAATATTTTATGCGGCTTTTTGAAAGATGATCTTTGCCCGAATCCCAAGCGATGCGATGACCCTCAGCATTAAATCTGTTGAAATCTCCATTGTATTGCGATTCATAATAGCCGTTATCCGAGTTCTCGAAGTGCCGGCAAGTTGTGCGACCTGGGCATGGGTTAACCCTTTTTTCTGAACAACGGCAATAATTTTGTCGTTTAAGTCGCTCCGAATTTTGATTTCAAGGCCTTCAGCAGGGGTTAGGCCCAACACTTCTGCCAATTCAGAGGCATTCCTTGCCACAATTCCTTTAATCTTTTTCATTTAACATCTCCTGTAATCTTTTTTGGCCGGTTTCTATATCCTTTTGGGATGTCTTTTTTGTTTTTTTCTGAAACGCATGAAAGATTAAAACAACATCCGCTCTCCGGGCGAAATAAAACACCCTGAAGATTCCAGCCCGATC
Encoded proteins:
- a CDS encoding XRE family transcriptional regulator produces the protein MKKIKGIVARNASELAEVLGLTPAEGLEIKIRSDLNDKIIAVVQKKGLTHAQVAQLAGTSRTRITAIMNRNTMEISTDLMLRVIASLGIRAKIIFQKAA